A region of Ictalurus furcatus strain D&B chromosome 1, Billie_1.0, whole genome shotgun sequence DNA encodes the following proteins:
- the LOC128613639 gene encoding polyadenylate-binding protein 1A-like produces MVTEPTASNLNILQQTHLRSDQHFSGLVVQCFYVISASFQMATLYVGDLHPDVTESMLLEKFSSFGRVRNLCLNIGTSLQYAFINFQHRADAERALELLNFDILLGQPMRIMWSQSDSSIRKSNEGNIFIKGLEKSIDSMALYDTFSTFGNILSCKVVCDENGSKGFGYVHFESAEAAEAAIKRLNGMLFNDHYVFITHFKSRKERQEQKKEERHPKPQHKFEQCVNLCLRNLDVSVDDERLHKEFSPFGTIIHAKVMSTNACSGGFGFVRFSSPDEATKAMNEMQGRMLDRRALHIRLIQHKEERQASLSSQGTQAAQKAVVNHHQPAPFCDKIMDAIPQAQNSTDNSTSVHQVEPHPSTHRATQDVQVQSFHNMPEVTAPAVTHPQANQVVAKNQTTVTDAVPAVVSVAVPTAAKAVLPTIPSIKAVPAAVPAAGWKPIPTVSIKAVPAAATPAPMIDEQVTKDTQDAQQSQDTQVEHCFG; encoded by the exons ATGGTAACAGAACCAACTGCTTCTAATCTGAACATTCTGCAACAAACTCATTTGCGCAGCGATCAACATTTCAGTGgattggtggttcagtg TTTCTACGTGATCAGTGCTAGTTTCCAAATGGCTACACTCTATGTTGGCGATCTTCACCCTGACGTGACTGAGTCCATGCTCCTGGAGAAATTCAGCTCTTTCGGGCGAGTTCGTAATCTCTGCTTGAACATCGGCACATCACTCCAATATGCTTTTATCAACTTTCAGCATAGGGCCGATG CTGAGCGTGCTTTGGAACTGCTCAATTTTGACATCCTTTTGGGTCAGCCCATGCGCATCATGTGGTCCCAGAGTGACTCATCCATCAGAAAGAGCAACGAGGGAAATATCTTCATCAAGGGCCTGGAGAAGTCCATCGACAGCATGGCCCTTTATGACACCTTCTCCACCTTTggaaacatcctctcatgcaAG GTGGTGTGCGATGAAAATGGGTCCAAGGGATTCGGATATGTGCACTTTGAGAGTGCCGAGGCTGCCGAGGCTGCCATCAAGAGGCTGAATGGCATGCTCTTTAATGACCACTACGT GTTTATCACACACTTCAAGTCCCGCAAGGAGCGCCAAGAGcagaagaaggaagagagacATCCTAAACCTCAACACAAGTTtgagcag tgtgtgaacctGTGTCTGAGGAATCTTGATGTCTCTGTGGATGACGAGCGTCTACATAAAGAGTTCTCACCTTTTGGAACCATCATCCACGCAAAG GTGATGAGCACCAATGCCTGCTCTGGAGGGTTTGGGTTTGTGCGCTTCTCCTCTCCGGATGAAGCCACAAAGGCCATGAACGAGATGCAGGGAAGGATGCTGGACAGAAGGGCACTGCACATCCGTCTGATTCAGCACAAAGAGGAGAGACAGGCTTCTCTCTCCAGTCAGGGGACACAGGCTGCCCAAAAGGCTGTAGTAAACCACCATCAACCTGCACCCTTCTGTGACAAAATCATGGATGCTATTCCTCAG GCTCAGAACTCCACTGATAATAGCACAAGCGTCCATCAAGTCGAGCCTCATCCAAGTACACACAGGGCTACGCAGGACGTCCAGGTGCAGA GTTTCCACAACATGCCAGAAGTGACTGCACCTGCAGTAACACATCCGCAGGCCAATCAGGTGGTAGCTAAAAACCAAACTACAGTCACGGACGCTGTTCCAGCTGTAGTTTCGGTTGCAGTTCCCACTGCAGCTAAAGCTGTACTACCTACGATACCGAGTATAAAAGCAGTACCGGCGGCAGTACCAGCTGCAGGTTGGAAACCAATACCGACAGTGAGTATAAAAGCAGTACCAGCTGCAGCAACTCCAGCACCTATGATAGATGAGCAGGTGACCAAGGACACACAAGACGCACAACAATCCCAGGATACACAG